The proteins below come from a single Chlorogloeopsis sp. ULAP01 genomic window:
- the devC gene encoding ABC transporter permease DevC → MVFTTPVAWLQLVRNKIRSLVAIAGIGFIVILMFMQLGFQDALYSSATQVHRNLQGDLFLVSSQYKSLTAIQSYFRSRLYQALGFDGVESVSPMYLGFAKFKNPENGEKYSIYVIGFEPGRPVMNIPEVEKNIDRIKVPDVVLFDRNSRPEFGPVAQKFTQEQTEQILEIFPFDSLRGYRVRVGGLFSLGPSFGVDGNLIVSDTTFLRIFPNSRPSEMIDVGVISLKSGTNPKKVLRELQTNLPDDVKVFTYQEFIDFEKKYWATRTPIGFILNLMLTMASVVGIVIVYQILYSNISTQLIAYATLKAIGYANNYFLHLVFQQALILSLLGYIPGFIISLFLYNFAMDATKLPIMMSLHNAVIVLISAVLMCMTSGALAINKLRSTDPADIF, encoded by the coding sequence ATGGTGTTTACAACTCCCGTAGCTTGGCTACAACTAGTCAGAAACAAAATTCGTTCTCTAGTGGCTATAGCTGGTATTGGTTTTATTGTGATTTTGATGTTTATGCAACTTGGATTTCAAGATGCTCTTTACTCCAGCGCTACCCAAGTACATCGCAATCTCCAAGGAGATTTATTTTTAGTCAGTTCTCAATATAAATCTTTAACTGCAATTCAAAGTTACTTTCGGTCTCGATTGTATCAAGCTTTAGGGTTTGATGGTGTAGAGTCTGTTAGCCCAATGTATTTGGGATTTGCCAAATTTAAAAATCCTGAAAACGGCGAGAAATATTCAATCTATGTGATTGGATTTGAACCAGGAAGACCTGTGATGAATATACCAGAAGTGGAGAAAAATATAGACAGAATTAAAGTTCCTGATGTAGTACTTTTTGACCGCAATTCTAGACCAGAATTTGGGCCAGTTGCTCAAAAGTTTACTCAAGAACAAACAGAACAAATACTTGAAATTTTTCCCTTTGATTCATTAAGAGGATACAGAGTTAGAGTAGGTGGATTGTTCAGTTTGGGGCCTTCTTTTGGCGTAGATGGTAATTTGATTGTTAGTGATACAACTTTCCTGAGGATATTTCCTAATAGTCGTCCTTCAGAAATGATAGATGTAGGTGTAATTTCTCTTAAATCTGGTACTAATCCTAAGAAAGTCTTGAGAGAATTACAAACTAATTTACCCGACGACGTGAAGGTTTTCACCTACCAGGAATTCATAGATTTCGAGAAAAAATATTGGGCAACTAGAACACCCATTGGTTTTATCCTTAATCTTATGCTAACAATGGCTTCTGTTGTTGGTATAGTGATTGTCTATCAAATTCTCTACAGTAATATTTCTACTCAATTAATAGCCTATGCAACATTAAAAGCTATAGGTTATGCAAATAATTACTTCTTGCATTTAGTCTTTCAACAAGCTCTAATTCTGTCATTACTAGGCTATATTCCAGGATTTATTATTTCCTTATTCTTATATAACTTTGCGATGGATGCAACCAAATTACCTATCATGATGAGTCTTCATAATGCAGTCATTGTATTGATATCGGCAGTTTTAATGTGTATGACATCAGGAGCGCTTGCTATCAACAAACTTCGCTCTACAGACCCAGCCGATATTTTTTAG